DNA sequence from the Candidatus Terasakiella magnetica genome:
AATCACATCTTTTGCAAAATCACCATAGGTGTGGATGGGCCGCTCGTTGCCATCAAGGCGTTGTAAGACAAACCAGGCAATGGGATTATCTTCACTGCCGGAGGTATCAAATGTGGGCTCATCAGCTTCTTCTGGATAACCTGAAACGCGATCAAGGCGATTAGCCACCAGCAAAAGCGCCTTATCCATATTTTGCCCGACTGAAAATTCCAGCGTGATGCGCGCGCGCCCATGTTCTGAGCGGCTGGTCATTTCATCTAGGCCTTCAAGGCCGCGCAAGACTTCTTCTTGGCGATTAACGACTTCACGCTCAATTTCAGCAGGGGCTGCACCGGGCCAGTTTGTGCGCACGGTAATCACAGGTTTGCGCACATCTGGGGTCAGTTGAATAGGGATGGTCTGTAAGGCGACAAGCCCAAACAGGATGGTCATTAAGACTGCGGCAATCACCGCAATGGGGCGATAGATGGAGGTATGGATCAAATTCATTTAGCTTGCCCCATCGCTTTTACCCGTTGATTAGGGCGCAAACGCTCATTACCGCGCACAACCACCACATCACCTTCGCTAAGGCCGGAGATCACTTCAAAATAACTCCCCATGGCATCACCCAGTTTTACCGGGGTGATGGTGGCTTTGCCGCCTTTTATGGCAAAGACAATCTGACCGCCTTTTTTATTTAAGATGGCATCTTTTGACACACTTAATACCTTGCGCACTTCTCCAAGCGGGATGTCGAGCGTAAGGGTCTGGTTACCGGCAAGTTTAAATTTTGTTGGGTCAAAGCTGGGGGTGAAACGTACCGCACGGGTGCGCGTTAAGGGGTTTTCTTCAGGCACAACGGCGCGCACTTTGGTTTGAACAGATGTTTGGTTTGATAAGGTCGCACTCACGATGGTGCCAGCCTTAAGCCCGCTTAGACGGTTGGTGGCAACATCGGCTTCAATTTCCAGATCGCGTGCATTGATAATTTGTAAAACGCTTTGACCGACACTGACGTAATCGCCTTGATCAACTTGGCGCAAGGTAATGGTGCCGGGGTAGGGGGCAACGATCTTGCTGTAGGTCAGGTCAAGTTCACGCAAAGACATATCGGCTTTTGCCTTGCGCACGGCGGCTTCGGCCTCACTCACCGCGCTTTTGGCTTTGATTTGTTCCAGGCGTTTATCATCATAGCGTGCCTGATTAAAAGCGGCTGATTTGCGCAGGCGTTGTAGGCGTTTTAGTTCTTGTGAGACAATATTATATTGGGCTTTGGCTGTTTGTAACGCGGCTTGGGCACGCTCCTGCTCTGCCAGTGCGAGTTCTTTTTGGTGCTTTAATCGATCAGAGACAAGATGCACAAGCGCTTGGCCTGCAAAGACTTTGTCACCCACATCTACAAGTACTTTATCAACAGGGGCATTGATGCGCGCAGCGATTTCACCCGCCTGTTTGGCAATCAGGCGTCCTGAAACCGGAATGGTCTGGTTAATGGTGCGTTTTTCAACACTATCTACACCCACAGCCGTGGCAGGGGGCGGGCCTTTTTTTTCTTCAGCATGAGAAACTGAATGTAAAGCAATGAGGGAACAAAGGGTGAGTGCGCCAAGCTGATATAATTTTTTCAATTGCTTATGCCTTATGTGCCGAAGAAAAACCTTAAGAATGATATTTAGCTTTCTTGACCAAAAGGTAAAGGTGCAATTTGTAACTGATTGTAATCCTATAAAAGAAAATTGGCTTTTTTATTTATATTTCCTATGATGCACCTAACACAAAAAGATAGGGACGTAAGTGGGGACGCTATGACAACATTATTACTGACACATCCGGTTTGTCTGCAACATGACACGGGTGAGCATCATCCAGAGCGTCCGGCACGCCTTCGCACCATTTTGCGCCATCTTGATCGTGAAGAATTTCATTTCCTCCACCGTGATCAAGCCCCGCGTGCGACCCATTCCCAGCTGGAACTGGCCCATCCGACCAATTATATTGAAGCGATTGAACGCGCGGTACCAACTGAAGAAGGCCATTTAAATTCAATTGATGGCGACACAATTGTTTCGCCTAAAACATGGGATGCAGCCTTGCGTTCTGCGGGTGGGGCCTGTTTTGGTGTGGATGAAGTCATGGCCCAAAAAGCGCGCAATGTTTTTTGCGCGACTCGCCCACCGGGCCACCATGCAGAAACATCAAAGGCCATGGGCTTTTGCTTTTTTAATAACGCAGCCATTGGGGCCATTCATGCGGTGGCAAAATATCCAGAAGTTAAAAAAGCTGCTGTGATTGATTTTGATGTACACCATGGCAATGGCACGCAGGAAATCTTTTATAACAGCCCGAACCTGTTTTACGGTTCAAGCCACCAATCACCGGGATACCCTGAAACGGGTAAGGAAAGTGAAACAGGGGTCGCTAATAATATCTGTAATTTGGAATTGCCACCGGGCTCCAAGCCTGATCAGTTTAGAAAAGGCTATGAAGAAAAGATTTTACCGGCCTTGCGTGAGTTTAA
Encoded proteins:
- a CDS encoding efflux RND transporter periplasmic adaptor subunit; translated protein: MKKLYQLGALTLCSLIALHSVSHAEEKKGPPPATAVGVDSVEKRTINQTIPVSGRLIAKQAGEIAARINAPVDKVLVDVGDKVFAGQALVHLVSDRLKHQKELALAEQERAQAALQTAKAQYNIVSQELKRLQRLRKSAAFNQARYDDKRLEQIKAKSAVSEAEAAVRKAKADMSLRELDLTYSKIVAPYPGTITLRQVDQGDYVSVGQSVLQIINARDLEIEADVATNRLSGLKAGTIVSATLSNQTSVQTKVRAVVPEENPLTRTRAVRFTPSFDPTKFKLAGNQTLTLDIPLGEVRKVLSVSKDAILNKKGGQIVFAIKGGKATITPVKLGDAMGSYFEVISGLSEGDVVVVRGNERLRPNQRVKAMGQAK
- a CDS encoding histone deacetylase family protein, which gives rise to MTTLLLTHPVCLQHDTGEHHPERPARLRTILRHLDREEFHFLHRDQAPRATHSQLELAHPTNYIEAIERAVPTEEGHLNSIDGDTIVSPKTWDAALRSAGGACFGVDEVMAQKARNVFCATRPPGHHAETSKAMGFCFFNNAAIGAIHAVAKYPEVKKAAVIDFDVHHGNGTQEIFYNSPNLFYGSSHQSPGYPETGKESETGVANNICNLELPPGSKPDQFRKGYEEKILPALREFNPDFLIISAGFDAHARDPLAHLRLAVDDFIWVTEELLKVANECCEGRVVSVLEGGYEVDALAASVAAHVKTLMHA